One region of Dryobates pubescens isolate bDryPub1 chromosome 20, bDryPub1.pri, whole genome shotgun sequence genomic DNA includes:
- the DLGAP3 gene encoding disks large-associated protein 3 isoform X1, with amino-acid sequence MKGYHGERSQTQPSSGHRCRCIPEDCQHPASYGPEAQPTFLLSPSEPRSLEHPYCPARSPGAASECPAGPLSEPPSASASSTFPRMHHAQQQQPQQQHPYDSCDECMAATAHPASKINRLPPTLLDQFEKQLPLHHDGFHTLQYPRAGGAEPRSESPSRIRHLVHSVQKLFAKSHSLEAPAKRDYNGTKMDGRGDGYHHHHHHHHHHHHHQSRHGKRSKSKERKVDSRHRSKGMGWWSSDDNLDSDSSYMVSGRHAADQGTQYCVDAPESAFRDLTLKSLKGGGEGKCLACAGMSMSLDGQTLKRSAWHTMTVSQAREAYPSAGGTEKTLMLQEAKAKDRAYQYLQVPQDEWSGYPAGKDGEIPCRRMRSGSYIKAMGDEDSADSDISAKILPRAATRRDSYRRSSSADQARTKFAGRHYSDSYICNCPSCCTPPRMLPRGQSYGRSFTTGQPRLTAPSLTRRSPQINDELNHQFEAVCESVFGEVESQAVEALDLPGCFRMRSHSYLRAIQAGCSQDDDCLSLFSMSAPAGQPITSSILKPSTSFSYRKAPPPIPPGTKAKPLISVTAQSSTESAHESYLPSEVTRGPAWSKDAAARCNSAESLESAKVTTVTLDLPPVQPRAAPKPSTLIIKAIPGREELRSLARQRKWRPSIGVQVEAISDSDTESRSQREFHSIGVQVEEDKRRARFKRSNSVTAGVQADLELEGFTGLAVATEDKALQFGRPFQRHSSEPESGRQYAVYKTVHTQGQWAYREDYQLQYDTVEVPRRDAWIERGSRSLPDSGRASPCHRDGEWFIKLLQAEVEKMEGWCQQMEREAEDYDLPEEILEKIRSAVGSAQLLMSQKVQQFYRLCQQNMDPNAFPVPTFQDLAGFWDLLQLSIEDVSMKFAELQELKANGWKIVEPKEEKKVPPPIPKKPPRSKVHPVKERSLDSVDRQRQEARKRLLAAKRAASFRQSSATESADSIEIYIPEAQTRL; translated from the exons ATGAAGGGCTACCATGGGGAGCGTAGCCAGACACAGCCCTCCTCCGGCCACCGCTGCCGCTGCATCCCAGAGGACTGCCAGCATCCTGCCAGCTACGGCCCCGAGGCTCAGCCCACGttcctcctcagccccagcGAGCCGCGTTCCCTGGAGCATCCCTACTGCCCGGCCCGGAGCCCCGGCGCGGCCAGCGAGTGCCCGGCTGGGCCCTTGAGCGAGCCGCCCTCCGCCAGCGCCAGCAGCACCTTCCCGAGGATGCACCacgcccagcagcagcagccgcagcagcagcatccctacGACTCCTGCGACGAATGCATGGCGGCCActgcccaccctgccagcaAGATCAACCGCCTGCCCCCCACGCTGCTGGACCAGTTCGAGAAGCAGCTGCCGCTGCACCACGACGGCTTCCACACGCTGCAGTACCCCCGGGCCGGCGGCGCCGAGCCCCGCAGCGAGAGCCCCAGCCGCATCCGCCACCTCGTCCACTCCGTCCAGAAGCTCTTCGCCAAGTCCCACTCCCTGGAGGCGCCGGCCAAGAGGGACTACAACGGCACCAAGATGGACGGCCGTGGGGACGGctaccaccatcaccaccaccaccaccaccaccatcaccaccaccagtCCCGCCACGGGAAGCGCAGCAAGAGCAAGGAGCGCAAGGTGGACTCCAGGCACCGCTCCAAGGGGATGGGCTGGTGGAGCTCCGATGACAACCTGGACAGCGACAGCAGCTACATGGTGTCCGGCCGGCACGCGGCCGACCAGGGCACCCAGTACTGTGTGGACGCTCCCGAAAGTGCCTTCAGAGACTTGACCTTGAAGAGCCTAAAGGGCGGCGGGGAAGGAAAATGCCTGGCCTGCGCTGGCATGTCCATGTCTCTGGACGGCCAGACGCTCAAGAGAAGCGCCTGGCACACCATGACTGTCAGCCAGGCGCGTGAAGCCTACCCCAGTGCCGGCGGCACTGAGAAGACCTTGATGCTTCAGGAAGCAAAGGCCAAAGACCGAGCGTACCAGTACCTGCAG GTGCCGCAGGACGAGTGGAGCGGGTACCCAGCAGGCAAGGACGGGGAGATCCCCTGCCGACGGATGCGCAGCGGCAGCTACATCAAGGCCATGGGCGATGAGGACAGCGCTGACTCGGACATCAGCGCCAAGATACTGCCCAGGGCGGCCACGCGGCGAGACAGCTACCGCCGCTCCTCCAGCGCCGACCAGGCCAGGACCAA GTTTGCAGGTAGGCACTATTCTGATTCATATATCTGTAactgtcccagctgctgcacgCCACCGCGAATGCTCCCGCGGGGACAGAGCTACGGGCGGTCCTTCACCACCGGCCAG CCCCGGCTCACCGCCCCCAGCCTCACCCGCCGCTCTCCGCAGATCAACGATGAGCTCAACCACCAGTTCGAGGCCGTCTGCGAGTCGGTTTTCGGCGAGGTGGAGTCACAGGCTGTGGAGGCTCTGGACCTGCCCGGCTGCTTCCGCATGCGGAGCCACAGCTACTTGCGAgccatccaggcaggctgctcccaggacGATGACTGCCTCTCGCTCTTCTCCATGTCGGCCCCTGCCGGGCAGCCCAtcaccagcagcatcctgaaGCCCAGCACTT CCTTCAGTTACAGAAAAGCTCCACCTCCCATCCCTCCAGGAACCAAAGCCAAGCCCCTCATCTCCGTCACGGCGCAGAGCAGCACCGAGTCTGCACACGAGAGCTACCTGCCCAGCGAGGTCACCCGCGGCCCCGCCTGGTCCAAGGACGCCGCTGCCCGCTGCAACtcggctgagagcctggagagcgCCAAGGTGACCACCGTGACCCTCGACCTGCCTCCAGTCCAGCCCCGGGCTGCTCCCAAGCCCTCCACGCTCATCATCAAGGCCATCCCCGGGCgggaggagctgaggagctTGGCTCGGCAGCGCAAGTGGAGACCCTCCATTGGTGTCCAG GTTGAGGCCATCTCTGACTCGGATACGGAGAGCAGGAGCCAGAGGGAGTTCCATTCCATTGGAGTGCAGGTGGAGGAGGACAAAAG GAGAGCGCGCTTCAAGCGCTCCAACAGCGTGACGGCAGGCGTGCAGGCGGacctggagctggagggctTCACCGGGCTGGCCGTGGCCACCGAGGACAAAGCCCTGCAGTTCGGGAGGCCCTTCCAGCGGCACTCCTCGGAGCCCGAGTCCGGCCGGCAGTACGCCGTCTACAAGACGGTGCACACGCAGGGGCAGTGGGCGTACCGGGAGGACTACCAGCTGCAGTATGACACGGTGGAGGTGCCCCGCAGGGACGCCTGGATCGAGAGGGGCTCCCGCAGCCTCCCCGACTCCGGCCGGGCCTCCCCTTGCCACCGCGATGGTGAATGGTTCATCAAACTGCTGCAGGCGGAGGTGGAGAAGATGGagggctggtgccagcagaTGGAGCGGGAGGCTGAGGACTATGACCTGCCGGAGGAGA TCCTGGAGAAGATCCGGAGCGCTgtgggcagtgcccagctcctcATGTCCCAGAAGGTGCAGCAGTTTTACCGCCTCTGCCAGCAGAACATG GATCCCAATGCATTCCCCGTGCCCACCTTCCAAGACCTGGCTGGCTTCTGggacctcctgcagctctccattgAGGATGTCAGCATGAAGTttgcagagctccaggagctCAAGGCCAATGGGTGGAAGATTGTGGAGCCCAAG gaggagaagaaggtgCCTCCCCCGATACCAAAGAAGCCGCCGCGCTCCAAGGTGCACCCCGTGAAGGAGCGCTCCCTGGACTCGGTGGACCGGCAGCGGCAGGAGGCTCGCAAGCGGCTCCTGGCAGCCAAGCGAGCTGCCTCCTTCCGTCAGAGCTCGGCCACCGAGAGCGCCGACAGCATCGAGATCTACATCCCCGAGGCGCAGACCCGGCTGTGA
- the DLGAP3 gene encoding disks large-associated protein 3 isoform X4, with protein MKGYHGERSQTQPSSGHRCRCIPEDCQHPASYGPEAQPTFLLSPSEPRSLEHPYCPARSPGAASECPAGPLSEPPSASASSTFPRMHHAQQQQPQQQHPYDSCDECMAATAHPASKINRLPPTLLDQFEKQLPLHHDGFHTLQYPRAGGAEPRSESPSRIRHLVHSVQKLFAKSHSLEAPAKRDYNGTKMDGRGDGYHHHHHHHHHHHHHQSRHGKRSKSKERKVDSRHRSKGMGWWSSDDNLDSDSSYMVSGRHAADQGTQYCVDAPESAFRDLTLKSLKGGGEGKCLACAGMSMSLDGQTLKRSAWHTMTVSQAREAYPSAGGTEKTLMLQEAKAKDRAYQYLQVPQDEWSGYPAGKDGEIPCRRMRSGSYIKAMGDEDSADSDISAKILPRAATRRDSYRRSSSADQARTNCCTPPRMLPRGQSYGRSFTTGQINDELNHQFEAVCESVFGEVESQAVEALDLPGCFRMRSHSYLRAIQAGCSQDDDCLSLFSMSAPAGQPITSSILKPSTSFSYRKAPPPIPPGTKAKPLISVTAQSSTESAHESYLPSEVTRGPAWSKDAAARCNSAESLESAKVTTVTLDLPPVQPRAAPKPSTLIIKAIPGREELRSLARQRKWRPSIGVQVEAISDSDTESRSQREFHSIGVQVEEDKRRARFKRSNSVTAGVQADLELEGFTGLAVATEDKALQFGRPFQRHSSEPESGRQYAVYKTVHTQGQWAYREDYQLQYDTVEVPRRDAWIERGSRSLPDSGRASPCHRDGEWFIKLLQAEVEKMEGWCQQMEREAEDYDLPEEILEKIRSAVGSAQLLMSQKVQQFYRLCQQNMDPNAFPVPTFQDLAGFWDLLQLSIEDVSMKFAELQELKANGWKIVEPKEEKKVPPPIPKKPPRSKVHPVKERSLDSVDRQRQEARKRLLAAKRAASFRQSSATESADSIEIYIPEAQTRL; from the exons ATGAAGGGCTACCATGGGGAGCGTAGCCAGACACAGCCCTCCTCCGGCCACCGCTGCCGCTGCATCCCAGAGGACTGCCAGCATCCTGCCAGCTACGGCCCCGAGGCTCAGCCCACGttcctcctcagccccagcGAGCCGCGTTCCCTGGAGCATCCCTACTGCCCGGCCCGGAGCCCCGGCGCGGCCAGCGAGTGCCCGGCTGGGCCCTTGAGCGAGCCGCCCTCCGCCAGCGCCAGCAGCACCTTCCCGAGGATGCACCacgcccagcagcagcagccgcagcagcagcatccctacGACTCCTGCGACGAATGCATGGCGGCCActgcccaccctgccagcaAGATCAACCGCCTGCCCCCCACGCTGCTGGACCAGTTCGAGAAGCAGCTGCCGCTGCACCACGACGGCTTCCACACGCTGCAGTACCCCCGGGCCGGCGGCGCCGAGCCCCGCAGCGAGAGCCCCAGCCGCATCCGCCACCTCGTCCACTCCGTCCAGAAGCTCTTCGCCAAGTCCCACTCCCTGGAGGCGCCGGCCAAGAGGGACTACAACGGCACCAAGATGGACGGCCGTGGGGACGGctaccaccatcaccaccaccaccaccaccaccatcaccaccaccagtCCCGCCACGGGAAGCGCAGCAAGAGCAAGGAGCGCAAGGTGGACTCCAGGCACCGCTCCAAGGGGATGGGCTGGTGGAGCTCCGATGACAACCTGGACAGCGACAGCAGCTACATGGTGTCCGGCCGGCACGCGGCCGACCAGGGCACCCAGTACTGTGTGGACGCTCCCGAAAGTGCCTTCAGAGACTTGACCTTGAAGAGCCTAAAGGGCGGCGGGGAAGGAAAATGCCTGGCCTGCGCTGGCATGTCCATGTCTCTGGACGGCCAGACGCTCAAGAGAAGCGCCTGGCACACCATGACTGTCAGCCAGGCGCGTGAAGCCTACCCCAGTGCCGGCGGCACTGAGAAGACCTTGATGCTTCAGGAAGCAAAGGCCAAAGACCGAGCGTACCAGTACCTGCAG GTGCCGCAGGACGAGTGGAGCGGGTACCCAGCAGGCAAGGACGGGGAGATCCCCTGCCGACGGATGCGCAGCGGCAGCTACATCAAGGCCATGGGCGATGAGGACAGCGCTGACTCGGACATCAGCGCCAAGATACTGCCCAGGGCGGCCACGCGGCGAGACAGCTACCGCCGCTCCTCCAGCGCCGACCAGGCCAGGACCAA ctgctgcacgCCACCGCGAATGCTCCCGCGGGGACAGAGCTACGGGCGGTCCTTCACCACCGGCCAG ATCAACGATGAGCTCAACCACCAGTTCGAGGCCGTCTGCGAGTCGGTTTTCGGCGAGGTGGAGTCACAGGCTGTGGAGGCTCTGGACCTGCCCGGCTGCTTCCGCATGCGGAGCCACAGCTACTTGCGAgccatccaggcaggctgctcccaggacGATGACTGCCTCTCGCTCTTCTCCATGTCGGCCCCTGCCGGGCAGCCCAtcaccagcagcatcctgaaGCCCAGCACTT CCTTCAGTTACAGAAAAGCTCCACCTCCCATCCCTCCAGGAACCAAAGCCAAGCCCCTCATCTCCGTCACGGCGCAGAGCAGCACCGAGTCTGCACACGAGAGCTACCTGCCCAGCGAGGTCACCCGCGGCCCCGCCTGGTCCAAGGACGCCGCTGCCCGCTGCAACtcggctgagagcctggagagcgCCAAGGTGACCACCGTGACCCTCGACCTGCCTCCAGTCCAGCCCCGGGCTGCTCCCAAGCCCTCCACGCTCATCATCAAGGCCATCCCCGGGCgggaggagctgaggagctTGGCTCGGCAGCGCAAGTGGAGACCCTCCATTGGTGTCCAG GTTGAGGCCATCTCTGACTCGGATACGGAGAGCAGGAGCCAGAGGGAGTTCCATTCCATTGGAGTGCAGGTGGAGGAGGACAAAAG GAGAGCGCGCTTCAAGCGCTCCAACAGCGTGACGGCAGGCGTGCAGGCGGacctggagctggagggctTCACCGGGCTGGCCGTGGCCACCGAGGACAAAGCCCTGCAGTTCGGGAGGCCCTTCCAGCGGCACTCCTCGGAGCCCGAGTCCGGCCGGCAGTACGCCGTCTACAAGACGGTGCACACGCAGGGGCAGTGGGCGTACCGGGAGGACTACCAGCTGCAGTATGACACGGTGGAGGTGCCCCGCAGGGACGCCTGGATCGAGAGGGGCTCCCGCAGCCTCCCCGACTCCGGCCGGGCCTCCCCTTGCCACCGCGATGGTGAATGGTTCATCAAACTGCTGCAGGCGGAGGTGGAGAAGATGGagggctggtgccagcagaTGGAGCGGGAGGCTGAGGACTATGACCTGCCGGAGGAGA TCCTGGAGAAGATCCGGAGCGCTgtgggcagtgcccagctcctcATGTCCCAGAAGGTGCAGCAGTTTTACCGCCTCTGCCAGCAGAACATG GATCCCAATGCATTCCCCGTGCCCACCTTCCAAGACCTGGCTGGCTTCTGggacctcctgcagctctccattgAGGATGTCAGCATGAAGTttgcagagctccaggagctCAAGGCCAATGGGTGGAAGATTGTGGAGCCCAAG gaggagaagaaggtgCCTCCCCCGATACCAAAGAAGCCGCCGCGCTCCAAGGTGCACCCCGTGAAGGAGCGCTCCCTGGACTCGGTGGACCGGCAGCGGCAGGAGGCTCGCAAGCGGCTCCTGGCAGCCAAGCGAGCTGCCTCCTTCCGTCAGAGCTCGGCCACCGAGAGCGCCGACAGCATCGAGATCTACATCCCCGAGGCGCAGACCCGGCTGTGA
- the DLGAP3 gene encoding disks large-associated protein 3 isoform X3, with protein sequence MKGYHGERSQTQPSSGHRCRCIPEDCQHPASYGPEAQPTFLLSPSEPRSLEHPYCPARSPGAASECPAGPLSEPPSASASSTFPRMHHAQQQQPQQQHPYDSCDECMAATAHPASKINRLPPTLLDQFEKQLPLHHDGFHTLQYPRAGGAEPRSESPSRIRHLVHSVQKLFAKSHSLEAPAKRDYNGTKMDGRGDGYHHHHHHHHHHHHHQSRHGKRSKSKERKVDSRHRSKGMGWWSSDDNLDSDSSYMVSGRHAADQGTQYCVDAPESAFRDLTLKSLKGGGEGKCLACAGMSMSLDGQTLKRSAWHTMTVSQAREAYPSAGGTEKTLMLQEAKAKDRAYQYLQVPQDEWSGYPAGKDGEIPCRRMRSGSYIKAMGDEDSADSDISAKILPRAATRRDSYRRSSSADQARTNCCTPPRMLPRGQSYGRSFTTGQPRLTAPSLTRRSPQINDELNHQFEAVCESVFGEVESQAVEALDLPGCFRMRSHSYLRAIQAGCSQDDDCLSLFSMSAPAGQPITSSILKPSTSFSYRKAPPPIPPGTKAKPLISVTAQSSTESAHESYLPSEVTRGPAWSKDAAARCNSAESLESAKVTTVTLDLPPVQPRAAPKPSTLIIKAIPGREELRSLARQRKWRPSIGVQVEAISDSDTESRSQREFHSIGVQVEEDKRRARFKRSNSVTAGVQADLELEGFTGLAVATEDKALQFGRPFQRHSSEPESGRQYAVYKTVHTQGQWAYREDYQLQYDTVEVPRRDAWIERGSRSLPDSGRASPCHRDGEWFIKLLQAEVEKMEGWCQQMEREAEDYDLPEEILEKIRSAVGSAQLLMSQKVQQFYRLCQQNMDPNAFPVPTFQDLAGFWDLLQLSIEDVSMKFAELQELKANGWKIVEPKEEKKVPPPIPKKPPRSKVHPVKERSLDSVDRQRQEARKRLLAAKRAASFRQSSATESADSIEIYIPEAQTRL encoded by the exons ATGAAGGGCTACCATGGGGAGCGTAGCCAGACACAGCCCTCCTCCGGCCACCGCTGCCGCTGCATCCCAGAGGACTGCCAGCATCCTGCCAGCTACGGCCCCGAGGCTCAGCCCACGttcctcctcagccccagcGAGCCGCGTTCCCTGGAGCATCCCTACTGCCCGGCCCGGAGCCCCGGCGCGGCCAGCGAGTGCCCGGCTGGGCCCTTGAGCGAGCCGCCCTCCGCCAGCGCCAGCAGCACCTTCCCGAGGATGCACCacgcccagcagcagcagccgcagcagcagcatccctacGACTCCTGCGACGAATGCATGGCGGCCActgcccaccctgccagcaAGATCAACCGCCTGCCCCCCACGCTGCTGGACCAGTTCGAGAAGCAGCTGCCGCTGCACCACGACGGCTTCCACACGCTGCAGTACCCCCGGGCCGGCGGCGCCGAGCCCCGCAGCGAGAGCCCCAGCCGCATCCGCCACCTCGTCCACTCCGTCCAGAAGCTCTTCGCCAAGTCCCACTCCCTGGAGGCGCCGGCCAAGAGGGACTACAACGGCACCAAGATGGACGGCCGTGGGGACGGctaccaccatcaccaccaccaccaccaccaccatcaccaccaccagtCCCGCCACGGGAAGCGCAGCAAGAGCAAGGAGCGCAAGGTGGACTCCAGGCACCGCTCCAAGGGGATGGGCTGGTGGAGCTCCGATGACAACCTGGACAGCGACAGCAGCTACATGGTGTCCGGCCGGCACGCGGCCGACCAGGGCACCCAGTACTGTGTGGACGCTCCCGAAAGTGCCTTCAGAGACTTGACCTTGAAGAGCCTAAAGGGCGGCGGGGAAGGAAAATGCCTGGCCTGCGCTGGCATGTCCATGTCTCTGGACGGCCAGACGCTCAAGAGAAGCGCCTGGCACACCATGACTGTCAGCCAGGCGCGTGAAGCCTACCCCAGTGCCGGCGGCACTGAGAAGACCTTGATGCTTCAGGAAGCAAAGGCCAAAGACCGAGCGTACCAGTACCTGCAG GTGCCGCAGGACGAGTGGAGCGGGTACCCAGCAGGCAAGGACGGGGAGATCCCCTGCCGACGGATGCGCAGCGGCAGCTACATCAAGGCCATGGGCGATGAGGACAGCGCTGACTCGGACATCAGCGCCAAGATACTGCCCAGGGCGGCCACGCGGCGAGACAGCTACCGCCGCTCCTCCAGCGCCGACCAGGCCAGGACCAA ctgctgcacgCCACCGCGAATGCTCCCGCGGGGACAGAGCTACGGGCGGTCCTTCACCACCGGCCAG CCCCGGCTCACCGCCCCCAGCCTCACCCGCCGCTCTCCGCAGATCAACGATGAGCTCAACCACCAGTTCGAGGCCGTCTGCGAGTCGGTTTTCGGCGAGGTGGAGTCACAGGCTGTGGAGGCTCTGGACCTGCCCGGCTGCTTCCGCATGCGGAGCCACAGCTACTTGCGAgccatccaggcaggctgctcccaggacGATGACTGCCTCTCGCTCTTCTCCATGTCGGCCCCTGCCGGGCAGCCCAtcaccagcagcatcctgaaGCCCAGCACTT CCTTCAGTTACAGAAAAGCTCCACCTCCCATCCCTCCAGGAACCAAAGCCAAGCCCCTCATCTCCGTCACGGCGCAGAGCAGCACCGAGTCTGCACACGAGAGCTACCTGCCCAGCGAGGTCACCCGCGGCCCCGCCTGGTCCAAGGACGCCGCTGCCCGCTGCAACtcggctgagagcctggagagcgCCAAGGTGACCACCGTGACCCTCGACCTGCCTCCAGTCCAGCCCCGGGCTGCTCCCAAGCCCTCCACGCTCATCATCAAGGCCATCCCCGGGCgggaggagctgaggagctTGGCTCGGCAGCGCAAGTGGAGACCCTCCATTGGTGTCCAG GTTGAGGCCATCTCTGACTCGGATACGGAGAGCAGGAGCCAGAGGGAGTTCCATTCCATTGGAGTGCAGGTGGAGGAGGACAAAAG GAGAGCGCGCTTCAAGCGCTCCAACAGCGTGACGGCAGGCGTGCAGGCGGacctggagctggagggctTCACCGGGCTGGCCGTGGCCACCGAGGACAAAGCCCTGCAGTTCGGGAGGCCCTTCCAGCGGCACTCCTCGGAGCCCGAGTCCGGCCGGCAGTACGCCGTCTACAAGACGGTGCACACGCAGGGGCAGTGGGCGTACCGGGAGGACTACCAGCTGCAGTATGACACGGTGGAGGTGCCCCGCAGGGACGCCTGGATCGAGAGGGGCTCCCGCAGCCTCCCCGACTCCGGCCGGGCCTCCCCTTGCCACCGCGATGGTGAATGGTTCATCAAACTGCTGCAGGCGGAGGTGGAGAAGATGGagggctggtgccagcagaTGGAGCGGGAGGCTGAGGACTATGACCTGCCGGAGGAGA TCCTGGAGAAGATCCGGAGCGCTgtgggcagtgcccagctcctcATGTCCCAGAAGGTGCAGCAGTTTTACCGCCTCTGCCAGCAGAACATG GATCCCAATGCATTCCCCGTGCCCACCTTCCAAGACCTGGCTGGCTTCTGggacctcctgcagctctccattgAGGATGTCAGCATGAAGTttgcagagctccaggagctCAAGGCCAATGGGTGGAAGATTGTGGAGCCCAAG gaggagaagaaggtgCCTCCCCCGATACCAAAGAAGCCGCCGCGCTCCAAGGTGCACCCCGTGAAGGAGCGCTCCCTGGACTCGGTGGACCGGCAGCGGCAGGAGGCTCGCAAGCGGCTCCTGGCAGCCAAGCGAGCTGCCTCCTTCCGTCAGAGCTCGGCCACCGAGAGCGCCGACAGCATCGAGATCTACATCCCCGAGGCGCAGACCCGGCTGTGA